In Catenulispora sp. MAP5-51, the sequence CGCGGGGCGAGATGCCGTTCGCTCATTCCCGTACTCCGTTCCGCCGCCCCCGAAAGCCGCGGACAGGGGTGCGCCCGCGACACGGTGGCGGCTTACAAGGGGATCCGGGCGGAGCGGGATGGTCCGCCCGGTGGAGCTGTGGGCCAGGGTCTTGATGTCAGGTTCCTGAACATCCGGTCCCTGACCCACTGCGACGGAGGCTAGCGCCGGGTGCTGGAGCGGTCGAGGAATGGGCGGGTCAAAGACCTTTTACTAGTTTTTGACACATAGGGTGGCGCAAAGGGGGCGTGTGAGCGGTCCGTGAGAGAACCCCGTGACAGGACAAGGGGGAGCCGGGGTCGTTCGGCACGGGGAAGTCCGGTCGGGGATGCTTGATCCATGCCCACCTCCCTCAAGGTCACCTTCACCGGCGTCGGCGACGCCGCCCTCGCCGCGCGCCTGGAACTCCCCGAGGGCGCCGAGCCGCGGGCGTACGCGATCTTCGCGCACTGCTTCACCTGCGGCAAGGACGCCGTCGCCGCCTCGCGCATCGCCCGCGCGCTGACCGATCACGGCATCGCGGTGCTGCGCTTCGACTTCACGGGGCTGGGCCAGTCCGGCGGCGACTTCGGGAACACCGGCTTCAGCTCCAATGTGGACGACCTGGTCGCGGCGGCCGACTACCTGCGGGCCGAGCACGCCGGGCCGAGCCTGCTCGTCGGCCACTCCCTCGGCGGCGCGGCCGTCCTGGCGGCCCGGCACCGGATCCCCGAGGTGCGCGCCGTGGCCGTGATCGGCGCTCCTGCGGATCCCTCGCACATCGCGCACCTGCTGGGGGACGTCCGCGACACCATCGAGCGCGAAGGGGAGGCGACCGTCACGCTCGGCGGGCGCGAGTTCTGCGTGCGCCGCAGCCTCCTGGCCGACATCGCCAACCAACCGCAGGCCGAGCGCATCCGCGGGCTGAAGGCCGCGCTGCTGGTCATGCACGCCCCGCAGGATGAGACGGTCGGCATCGACAACGCCCGGCAGATCTTCGACACGGCCCGGCACCCCAAGTCGTTCGTGGCCCTGGACGGCGCCGACCATCTGCTCAGCCGCCGTCCCGATGCGGAGTACGCGGCCTCGGTGCTCGCCGCGTGGGCCGGCCGCTACCTCCCCGAACCGGAGGCGGCGCCGGTGCCGGCCCCGACGGTGCCCCTGGCCGCCGACGTGCCCGTGGGCGACACGGTGACCGTCGCCGAGACGGGAACCGGAACCGGGGGGCTCCAGCAGCTGATCACCGTCGGGCGCCACCGCATGCTCGCCGACGAGCCGGTGCCGATCGGAGACGACACCGGCCCGAACCCGTACTCCCTCCTGCTCGCGGCCCTCGGCGCCTGCACCTCGATGACGCTGCGGATGTACGCGACCCGCAAGAACCTGCCGCTGGAGAAGGTGACGGTCTCCGTGCGCCACGACCGGATCCACGCCGAGGACTGCGCGGAGTGCGAGACCACCGCCGGATTCGTGGACCGCATCGATCGGACCATCCAGCTCGACGGCCCGCTGACCGATGCGC encodes:
- a CDS encoding alpha/beta fold hydrolase, which encodes MPTSLKVTFTGVGDAALAARLELPEGAEPRAYAIFAHCFTCGKDAVAASRIARALTDHGIAVLRFDFTGLGQSGGDFGNTGFSSNVDDLVAAADYLRAEHAGPSLLVGHSLGGAAVLAARHRIPEVRAVAVIGAPADPSHIAHLLGDVRDTIEREGEATVTLGGREFCVRRSLLADIANQPQAERIRGLKAALLVMHAPQDETVGIDNARQIFDTARHPKSFVALDGADHLLSRRPDAEYAASVLAAWAGRYLPEPEAAPVPAPTVPLAADVPVGDTVTVAETGTGTGGLQQLITVGRHRMLADEPVPIGDDTGPNPYSLLLAALGACTSMTLRMYATRKNLPLEKVTVSVRHDRIHAEDCAECETTAGFVDRIDRTIQLDGPLTDAQRTRLMEIADKCPVHRTLTSETVIRTELA